Proteins found in one Actinomycetota bacterium genomic segment:
- the ybeY gene encoding rRNA maturation RNase YbeY gives MSVFLANEQADYRVDEPALTRLARLVMDAEGVEESEISLLLVDRTVMTDLNERYMGEDRPTDVLAFPIDGPSPASGPPEGPTGPRGFAADRLGDADDEDAADDEDDDDAPWLLGDIVLCPAYAAEQATRNGQSLAAELELLTVHGLLHLCGFDHAEPDEERAMQARTNELLARWRAGERP, from the coding sequence TTGAGTGTGTTCCTGGCCAACGAACAGGCCGACTATCGGGTGGACGAGCCGGCCCTGACCCGGCTGGCCCGTCTGGTGATGGACGCCGAAGGGGTCGAGGAGTCCGAGATCTCGCTGCTGCTGGTGGACCGCACGGTGATGACCGACCTCAACGAGCGCTACATGGGCGAGGACCGGCCCACCGACGTGCTGGCGTTCCCGATCGACGGGCCCTCGCCGGCGTCGGGGCCGCCCGAGGGGCCGACCGGGCCCCGCGGGTTCGCGGCCGACCGCCTGGGCGACGCCGACGACGAGGACGCCGCCGACGACGAGGATGACGACGACGCGCCCTGGCTGCTGGGCGACATCGTGCTCTGCCCGGCGTACGCGGCCGAGCAGGCCACCCGCAACGGCCAGAGCCTGGCCGCCGAGCTGGAGCTGCTGACCGTGCACGGCCTCCTCCACCTGTGCGGGTTCGACCACGCCGAACCCGACGAGGAGCGGGCCATGCAGGCCCGCACCAACGAGCTGCTGGCACGCTGGCGCGCCGGTGAGCGGCCGTGA